One window of the Rhipicephalus microplus isolate Deutch F79 chromosome 2, USDA_Rmic, whole genome shotgun sequence genome contains the following:
- the LOC119186542 gene encoding calmodulin gives MKPSPPIHPAQEGQKPTTTPSTAPPTSKAPAHKALKSRANVPNTSGTGGNASTSTSPDKMANKKHTAPGSSGRSSSDTSGSQLSEDTIVELREAFALFDKDSNGAISTKELGNVMRALGQNPTEAELKDMIAEVDTDGDGTVDFPEFLALMTKKGRSADTEEEIREAFKVFDRDGNGFITAAELRHVMTTLGEKLTEEEVDAMIREADTDGDGQINYEEFVTLITST, from the exons ATGAAGCCCTCCCCGCCAATTCACCCGGCTCAAGAAGGCCAAAAACCGACCACCACTCCTTCGACGGCACCACCTACATCTAAAGCCCCGGCTCACAAGGCACTCAAATCGCGCGCCAACGTTCCGAATACCAGTGGTACCGGAGGCAACGCAAGCACCAGCACGAGCCCCGACAAAATGGCTAACAAGAAGCACACAGCCCCTGGCAGCAGTGGCCGATCTTCTAGTGACACAAGTGGGTCGCAGCTCTCTGAAGACACGATTGTGGAGCTACGCGAGGCCTTTGCGCTATTCGACAAGGACAGCAATGGTGCGATCAGCACCAAAGAGCTCGGCAACGTGATGCGCGCCCTCGGCCAGAACCCTACCGAGGCCGAACTAAAGGACATGATTGCCGAGGTAGACACCGATGGCGATGGCACCGTCGACTTCCCCGAGTTTCTCGCCCTCATGACCAAGAAGGGGCGCAGTGCAGACACCGAAGAGGAGATCCGCGAGGCATTTAAA GTGTTCGACAGGGACGGGAATGGCTTCATCACTGCTGCGGAGTTGCGCCATGTCATGACCACGTTGGGCGAGAAACTGACAGAAGAAGAAGTCGATGCCATGATACGGGAAGCCGACACGGACGGAGACGGGCAGATTAACTACGAAGAGTTTGTTACACTGATAACGTCGACCTAG